A genomic segment from Amycolatopsis camponoti encodes:
- a CDS encoding (2Fe-2S)-binding protein has product MRVNVTVNGEPRRADNVWEGESLLYVLRERLGLPGSKNACEQGECGSCTVYVDGVPACACLVAAGQAEGRDVVTVEGLASGDELDPVQESFVEQGAVQCGFCTPGLLVAAHDLIERVPDPSDVEIREALAGNLCRCTGYEKILDAVRDAAAKKAVR; this is encoded by the coding sequence GTGCGCGTGAACGTCACCGTCAACGGCGAACCCCGCCGGGCGGACAACGTCTGGGAAGGCGAGAGCCTGCTCTACGTCTTGCGCGAGCGGCTCGGCCTCCCGGGCTCGAAGAACGCCTGTGAGCAGGGCGAATGCGGCTCGTGCACGGTCTACGTGGACGGCGTCCCGGCGTGCGCGTGCCTGGTCGCGGCCGGCCAGGCCGAGGGCCGCGACGTCGTCACGGTCGAGGGGCTCGCTTCCGGAGACGAGCTGGACCCGGTGCAGGAGTCGTTCGTCGAGCAGGGCGCTGTCCAGTGCGGGTTCTGCACGCCCGGCCTGCTGGTCGCGGCGCACGACCTGATCGAGCGCGTTCCGGACCCGAGCGACGTCGAGATCCGCGAGGCCCTCGCCGGGAACCTGTGCCGCTGCACGGGTTACGAGAAGATCCTGGACGCCGTCCGCGACGCGGCCGCGAAGAAGGCCGTCCGATGA